The Ailuropoda melanoleuca isolate Jingjing chromosome 15, ASM200744v2, whole genome shotgun sequence genomic sequence GGAGGTGGcagtgaaatgtaaaaaaaaaaaaaaaaaaaaaagtggaggcaCAGATCTAGGTGTTCTTGTTAAGGATTATTACCAGCTTTTATCAGCCGACGTCCCAGGCCGGTGGAGGtaggtgacttgctcaaggtcatgcgGTGAAGCttttccccacccacctgcctaCCCTCACTTGGAAGGTGGCGAGGGACGATCCTTCGGCAGGAAGGTCATGGTAGCGATCTCCTGTGATTGAACCCCTATTGATTTGGCACTTGCCACGTGCAGAGTCCAAGCTAGCTgccaggagggaggaagacaggctcatctAGACAACGGCCCCATCATCACGGTGTGTTGCCAATCCAGAGAAACAAGACTGGGCTCCAGGAGCCAAAGGCAGTGTGAGTCAGAGGCTCTGAGTTCAAGTCTCGACTAGCTCTCTtgatgtgaccttgagcaaacttGGACCCTCTCTGGGCCATAGGAAAACCGGAGGTCAGACCATAGGCTCATCGGCGTCCTCCAGACTGCACTTTCCATGATACTAGAAGGGATGGGGTCGGACCAGGAGAAGCTCAGAAAAGGATGGGgcaagggaggaggcaggaagatcagaaggctggggggtgggcaAGGACTAGCTTTTGGCACCAACTGAGCTCTTTCCAAAGCTTGTTCCCTGACAACAAGGCTCCTACCTCAATTTGAAAAACTATAGTAAAAGTTCTTTCCTGCGGGCCTTCTCAGAGCCTTGAATCTGCTCAAGCATGCAGTACACAGCTGGGAAAAGCCACTTTGACCACAGGATCCTTCTTCCAGGAAGCACCTTGAAGGCGGAGGGCTCTGAGGAACCTCTGTGCAGGCTGTTTACATAGCAGTTACCAAAGCCCGGGGCAGGgcacctcctccctcctggcctctctgAGTGGAGGACAATTTAACCCACAGAGAAGGGAGGTGATTTGCTCAACCTGGCAGCAGAAGAGAATGTAGCTTGGGGCTCAAGGGCTCTGGGTCTGCGGTGGGGGGGCACTCTGCCTCACCATTTTGACTGTGTAGCCTGAACCAAGTCACTTCTTTGTGCCTCCATTTCTCCGAAATAATGCCTCACTCAGGGCTGTCGTGTGGGTTACATGAAGGACGGAGGTAATTTATCAACACTCAGGTGCTTCACGGCTGATCTCGGCATAAGGACCATTCGCGCTTCTTACTGCCACACGTCTCCAGTGTACGGCTGGATGGATCGTTCTGtgccccctcccagcagcccccgcGCAGAGAGGCAACCACAATTCCGACTTTATCGCAGTCGTTTCCTTTGCCAGCTCTTAAATATCGGGTGCCTGGAATGACACAGCGTGTCCTCCTTGTGCGCCTACTCAGCGTTTGGTCGGTGGCCCCCATCTCTGTCAGTGGGTGTAGTCACCTGTTCTCTTTAGCTGTGATTTGGACCCAGGATCCCCCGGGCCCACCgtcattgtctttctttctttcaggtctCTACCCCTGGGCAGAGAGGGGCTGTCCGCAGTTGAGGCACAACTCGTACCTTCCCTGTTCTTGGACAGAACACCTACAGCTGTTTCCGcggggctgggagccaggccccagggagaGAACCAGCCATGGGCCTTCCACAGCCTCAGCGTTGGGGGCCGACACCTTAGGAGAGCCAGGGGGGCAGCCTCCGTCCATCCCCTTGCACGGGGAAGGAAGGAGCTGAGAAGTGGACCCTGAGCCCAGGCCCCAGTGGGGGGCATGGCCCAGCAGCTGTGAAGAGCCAGAGCTGATGCCGGGCCCCCAGGGGACCAGAGGAGCCCCTGCCATGAGCTTGGGCAAGCTCTCGCCCGTGGGCTGGATGTCCAGCTCACAGGGGAAGAGGCAGCTGACGGCAGACATGATCAGCCCCCCACTCGGGGACTTCCGCCACACCATGCACGTGGGCCGTGGCGGGGATGTCTTCGGCGACACGTCCTTTCTCAGCAACCACGGTGGCAGCTCGGGGAGCACTCACCGCTCACCCCGCAGCTTCCTGGCCAAGAAGCTACAGCTGGTGCGGAGGGTAGGGGCGCCGCCCCGGCGGATGGCTTCCCCACCCGCACCCACCCCTGCTCCACCCGCGGTCTCCCCAATCATCAAGAACGccatctccctgccccagctcaaCCAGGCCACCTATGACAGCCTCGTGGTGGGCAAATTCACCTTTGACCGCAGCCCTGCCAGCTCCACGGACGGCCGCTCCAGTTATGGTGAGGGCCCGGGATCACTGCTGAGTTTTTAGGTGCTGAGGTCCAAGAGGGTTCAATGAGTCAGCCAGGCCTCCAAGTGAAAGCTTTTCCCCACATTCGTTTGATCTCCCCATGGAGGTCAGGCCCAAACTCCAGactgtggagggggtgggggtcaaGGGGTACAAGACAGCTCACTCCCCAAAACACGCTGAGGTTTAGAGGTGAGGAGCTGGGGTTTGAGTCTAACCTGCCTCTAACTTGCCTCCCTGTGTCTGggcccctgactgagccagcccatcCCCCTGCGTGCACACCCCATCCCCTTCCACTGAAGCACCCCCCTTAGGTCAGAATGACAGAGTGGAGAGACTGGGAGGCTGGGCTCTGGTTTAAAATCCTGGTTCTTCGTGATTTCCAGCAAACCGACTGACCTCTGTAAGGTTACGTCCTGGCCTGTATAATGGGTCCATAGGGTCATTGCTGAGACTCAGAGATGTGATCCATGTATCACGCGTGGCCCAGAGTTGCTCGCAGTAGGTGACACAGGAGCTGTTGCTGTGTTACTGTTACTTGAACAGAAGTTCCTGTAACTTGCCCAGTTTGGAAGAACCACGCAGAGGGACAGAAGCCGGAGGCCCATCCTGCTGTGGTGGGGAGTGGCAGGTGCCACCTTGGCTCCGGTGGCACAGCTCACCTGGGAACCTGGGCCCCtgctgccacctggtggccaTTCCCTGCCCTGTGGCTTTGCCCCACTGCCAGGGACTTCCTCCATTACCCTGGCTGGGCTGCGTTGTTGGCAGCGCTGCTCAGATGTCCACTGGGGGCTGTCCTCCGTAAGCACATGGGGCCTTGGGCGTGGCCGTCCTGGAGCGAGAGGGTGGGCCAGAGGTCCTTTGCAGGGCATCTGCCTGTCCTTTGAGTCTGTGATTTCTGTGCCGTCAGACCCAGGCTGCTGGTTCCAGCCCTGTGCCCACAAACCAGCCCACGCACTGTGGGTTCACTGGCAACCCTTGGCCCCTGTCATGGAAGGGTACCAGGGACCATGACCATAAGTTGGGACTGAATATCAGGAGGGTTGAGCTCCAGGCTTGGCTCCACCCCTTGAGATTCTGTGACCCCGAGCAAGCCTTTCCCCTTGTCCCACACCGAGTCTTTCTTACTTCTGCAAAATGGCAGTGAGGACTGTGGCCATTTTCCACTTCTAGGCTTGATAGGAAGATCCTAGGAGATACTCCAGGGTTCACTGTattggaaagagggaagaaactgaggccagatgGGAGAGTGAGGTGCTAAAGGGCACATCACAAGCTGGGGTTGGTCctggctctcccctccccaatTCCTGGTTAGGAACCCCGGCTATGACCCTGCTCCCCATTTTTCTTCCAGGTGTGGACTCTGGGTTCTGCACTATCTCCCGCCTGCCTCGCCAGGAAAAGCCTCGTGACCGAGACCATGATAGTACCTTCCCCTCCGAGTCCGAGCTTCGCCGCTCTGACTCCCTCCTGTCCTTGCACCTGGACCTCGACCTTGGGCCATCTCTCCTCAGTGAGCTGCTGGGGGTCATGAGCCTTTCAGAAGCCTCTGCAGCTGagaccccagcccctgccacaagccccccaggccctgccacaAGCCCCCCGGCCCCTGCTGCCAGTTCCCCGGCCCCCGCCACAAGTCCCCCAGCCGGTGCTGccagtcccccagcccctgctgcaAGACCCCCAACCTCTGCCCCAAGCCCCCAACCCCGTGGACACTGCCCCAATGGGGTAACTGCTGGGTTGGGCCCAGTGGCTGAGGTGAGGGCCAGCCCAGTAGAAGAGAATCCCCGTGCACCTGCTGACATGGCCCCTGGCAggccctggggagcaggctggggggACAGACAGGGCAGCTGCCATTACACTGAGCTAGATGGCTTGCGGGAGCTAGGGGGGGTGCTTCCCCAGGCTCGGGCTTCTTGGGAGAGCCTGGATGAAGAGTGGGGGGCACCCCAGGCAGGCAGCAGGGCCcccgtgcccagcacagtgcaAGCAAACACCTTCGAGTTTGCTGATCCTGAGGACGACGATGAAGTCAAGGTGTGAGTGGCTGGCCTTGGGCTCAGGACCCCGCCGGGGCTCAGGGCATGGCCCAGAAGCAGCCTAGGTGCAGAGCCGGCACCTGATCACTAGGTCCTGCCCATGATCGATGGGAGAAGCCAgttgccccccagcccctccacgcCTCTGCAGGACAGACACGGGAGGGAGGCCAGAGGAGACCGAGCTTGCTCTGGgtcctgccccccaacccccctgccACTCTGGACCCACGGCCATTCCTtaggcccacccccacccctgtgccaCCCCCACTGGTTGGAGGGCCCAGCCCCACAGTGCAGCCTTTGTGCTGGAAAACTGTCCTTCCttgggggggagaagggggaagtgGGGTGCATACCACACAGGGCCTTTGTCTCCTCTCCCAAAGGGATCACCTGCCCCAGCTCATCGTAGAGCTGCCCCCAGCAGGGTCCCTGCTGCATCCCCAAGAGCCCGAGCCCTTGCTAAGGCTGCTTCCCCGACATTCCACCCTAACCCCTGACTTAACCCAGAAGTCTCAGAGAAAAGTCAGGTGTGACCTCACAGGGGAGGAATCCCACCTTCCTGTGCACCCCAGACCTGCTTCTGGGTCCTGATTAAAAAGGCTTTTTGATAAAAGGTGTCCAGCAAGATGCTTTGGGACCTGGGAGAACAGGGTCAGCTCCACCTGCTTAAACAGCCTCCCATGGTGTTTGGAAAACCAAAGAatcgagcccccccccccacccccgggccttAAGCCCCACACCCCCAGGGCCCCCGTGAGGGGAGGGGCCGAGGCAGGGGGTAATGAGTAACCAGGCTGGAATGAATGTTCCAGCGATAAAGAGGCCCAGGTGGGAGCCTTATCTACAGTTCTGGAACAGCCCCTGGCCCAGGTGCCTGGAACCAGTGCCCGCCCCCTAATCCCACAGCGCAGCTGGGCGCTTGCTCTGGTGACGGTCGCGGACAAGTAGGCAGTGGTGGGTTCCTGGAGGTGTTTGGGGGCACGTCCCAACCCCACCTCGCAGTCCTGTGACCTCGTGCCTCCGTTTCCTTTTCTGCATCATGAGGATGCTGGGGGCATGACAGTGTATGGAAAACACCAGCCACAGAAAGACTGGATGAAGGCGGGTTCTTTTTGTTTGTCCCTAGCCTTAGGGGATCCCAGGGGCGGGAACTGCTGCGGGCCGCTG encodes the following:
- the CDC42EP1 gene encoding cdc42 effector protein 1, whose protein sequence is MPGPQGTRGAPAMSLGKLSPVGWMSSSQGKRQLTADMISPPLGDFRHTMHVGRGGDVFGDTSFLSNHGGSSGSTHRSPRSFLAKKLQLVRRVGAPPRRMASPPAPTPAPPAVSPIIKNAISLPQLNQATYDSLVVGKFTFDRSPASSTDGRSSYGVDSGFCTISRLPRQEKPRDRDHDSTFPSESELRRSDSLLSLHLDLDLGPSLLSELLGVMSLSEASAAETPAPATSPPGPATSPPAPAASSPAPATSPPAGAASPPAPAARPPTSAPSPQPRGHCPNGVTAGLGPVAEVRASPVEENPRAPADMAPGRPWGAGWGDRQGSCHYTELDGLRELGGVLPQARASWESLDEEWGAPQAGSRAPVPSTVQANTFEFADPEDDDEVKV